In a genomic window of Candidatus Dadabacteria bacterium:
- a CDS encoding sigma-70 family RNA polymerase sigma factor, with translation MNPNDQANGLGDEVDTQDESEFSESAQGFQNVPADSQTEDKLKNTKSQDSEQDPIRSYILAIAQHSLLSKEEEVEIARQIEKGKKIIARMIIENPFMMKKVLKLEEEIKEGTLGAGDVSYQGEDVESSVNGEAYSNSVKNFLPIRELFAETEELRNKLGNPKLSDNDKAKISRKIRKNNERTVELLDEIDFSSAQASRIYSLAVEYVNRVESGECDCVMNGSGDAIGNGSKSEYSEEEIASLKKVLGRFEKAKKATKKARKKLIECNLRLVVSIARKYVNRGLPFLDLVQEGNMGLMKAVEKFEHGMGYKFSTCATWWIKQAITRAIADQGSLIRIPVHMTENINRLNKVSRSLMQKLGREPRPEEIAEAMDMSLDKVMKIMKVSRDPISLESPIGEDDCRLMDIISDPASTSPLDMLETKELNRIMRNALCTNLSNGEEGVVKMRFGIDEDKEYTLEEIGKKLNVTRERIRQIEVKAIKKLKRFGRALPIRGFNND, from the coding sequence TTGAACCCAAACGACCAAGCTAACGGGTTAGGGGATGAAGTTGACACTCAGGACGAGAGTGAATTTTCTGAATCCGCACAGGGTTTTCAGAACGTCCCCGCTGATTCTCAAACGGAAGACAAGCTCAAAAACACAAAGAGTCAGGACTCCGAACAGGATCCTATAAGATCATACATTCTCGCTATTGCACAGCATTCCCTCCTTTCGAAGGAGGAAGAAGTTGAGATAGCAAGACAGATTGAGAAAGGCAAAAAAATAATCGCGAGAATGATAATAGAGAACCCTTTCATGATGAAAAAGGTTCTCAAACTCGAAGAAGAGATCAAAGAGGGAACGCTCGGAGCAGGCGACGTCTCCTACCAAGGCGAGGATGTGGAATCCTCAGTTAACGGCGAAGCATATAGCAATTCTGTAAAAAACTTCCTTCCGATCAGAGAGCTATTTGCCGAGACCGAGGAACTGAGAAATAAGCTCGGCAATCCGAAGCTTTCAGATAACGACAAGGCTAAGATCTCAAGGAAAATCAGAAAAAATAACGAGCGGACTGTAGAGCTACTTGACGAAATCGATTTTTCCTCGGCACAGGCAAGCAGGATATACAGTCTGGCCGTTGAGTATGTGAACAGAGTCGAAAGCGGAGAATGTGATTGCGTGATGAATGGTTCGGGCGATGCGATTGGCAACGGCTCGAAATCTGAATATTCCGAAGAGGAAATTGCTTCGCTTAAAAAGGTGCTTGGAAGGTTCGAGAAGGCAAAGAAAGCTACCAAAAAAGCCAGAAAAAAACTTATAGAGTGCAATCTTAGGCTCGTAGTCAGCATTGCGAGAAAATACGTTAACAGGGGGCTGCCGTTTCTTGATCTGGTTCAGGAAGGCAATATGGGGTTGATGAAAGCGGTTGAAAAATTCGAACATGGAATGGGATACAAGTTCTCAACCTGCGCGACATGGTGGATAAAGCAGGCCATTACGCGCGCGATAGCTGATCAGGGAAGTCTCATAAGAATTCCGGTTCACATGACCGAAAACATAAACAGGCTCAACAAGGTTTCAAGATCCCTAATGCAGAAATTGGGGAGGGAGCCCAGACCCGAAGAGATAGCCGAAGCAATGGATATGTCTCTTGATAAGGTCATGAAAATCATGAAGGTCTCGCGCGACCCGATCTCTCTCGAATCCCCGATTGGCGAGGATGACTGCAGGCTTATGGATATTATCTCGGATCCGGCCTCCACTTCTCCGCTTGACATGCTCGAAACTAAGGAACTAAACCGGATTATGCGCAATGCGCTCTGTACCAACCTCAGTAACGGGGAGGAAGGAGTCGTCAAAATGCGTTTCGGTATAGATGAAGACAAGGAATACACACTTGAAGAAATAGGAAAAAAACTAAATGTTACACGCGAGAGAATAAGGCAGATTGAGGTGAAGGCCATTAAGAAGCTCAAAAGATTTGGAAGAGCTCTTCCCATAAGGGGTTTTAACAACGACTGA
- the aroF gene encoding 3-deoxy-7-phosphoheptulonate synthase translates to MIVVMKQKATKEEIDKVKSIIKELGYSPHPIEGILRTVIGVVGDERGKPHDLDVLKQLQGVEKVVPVLQPYKLTSREVNDETSVFNVKDIAVGDKRIPIIAGPCSVESEEQIMTIAASIKDSGASMLRGGAFKPRTSPYSFQGLGKEGLELLVKAKEMTGLPIVTEIMSPDDLELVEEYADVLQIGARNSQNYSLLRHVGKSKKAVLLKRGMSTTINEFLMCAEYILSEGNSNVMLCERGIRTFETATRNTFDLNAIPVLKEKTHLPVFADPSHGTGYWQYVIPVTLASIAAGADGVIVEVHNNPEVAVSDGAQSLKPKTFKNLMEKAAPVAEAIGRTI, encoded by the coding sequence ATGATAGTAGTAATGAAGCAAAAGGCGACCAAGGAAGAGATAGACAAGGTCAAATCCATTATAAAGGAACTTGGCTATTCGCCGCATCCGATCGAAGGAATTCTCAGGACTGTCATCGGAGTGGTTGGAGATGAGAGAGGAAAGCCACATGATCTCGACGTTCTCAAGCAGCTCCAAGGAGTCGAAAAGGTCGTTCCTGTGCTTCAGCCCTACAAGCTTACAAGCAGGGAAGTAAACGATGAAACCTCCGTTTTCAATGTGAAAGACATTGCAGTAGGAGACAAAAGAATCCCCATAATCGCAGGACCGTGCTCGGTTGAAAGCGAAGAACAGATAATGACAATCGCGGCTTCCATAAAAGATTCGGGGGCGTCAATGCTAAGAGGCGGGGCGTTTAAGCCCAGAACTTCCCCCTATTCTTTCCAGGGTCTTGGAAAAGAGGGACTGGAACTCCTCGTCAAGGCAAAAGAAATGACGGGACTGCCCATAGTGACCGAAATAATGAGCCCGGACGATCTTGAACTGGTCGAGGAATACGCGGATGTGCTTCAGATCGGAGCGAGAAATTCCCAGAACTACTCGCTTTTAAGACATGTCGGCAAGTCAAAAAAGGCCGTCTTGTTAAAACGGGGGATGTCAACAACTATAAACGAGTTTCTCATGTGCGCAGAATATATACTGTCGGAGGGCAACAGCAATGTAATGCTCTGCGAACGGGGGATAAGAACTTTTGAGACTGCGACCAGAAACACCTTCGACCTGAATGCAATCCCGGTACTCAAGGAAAAGACCCATCTGCCTGTTTTCGCCGACCCCAGCCATGGAACCGGCTACTGGCAGTACGTAATCCCGGTAACTTTAGCTTCAATAGCCGCCGGAGCGGACGGAGTAATAGTCGAGGTTCACAACAACCCGGAGGTCGCCGTCAGTGACGGAGCTCAGTCGCTTAAACCAAAAACATTTAAAAACCTGATGGAAAAAGCTGCTCCCGTTGCCGAAGCCATCGGAAGAACCATCTAG
- a CDS encoding 30S ribosomal protein S21 produces MPGITVGSSESIDSALKRFKKQVEKGGVLSEVRKREYYEKPSEKKKKKLFAAKKRSSSRKRR; encoded by the coding sequence TTGCCAGGAATAACAGTAGGTAGCAGCGAAAGTATTGATAGTGCCCTAAAAAGGTTTAAGAAACAGGTTGAGAAGGGTGGGGTTCTTTCTGAAGTAAGGAAGAGAGAATACTACGAAAAACCGAGCGAAAAGAAAAAAAAGAAGCTGTTTGCCGCCAAAAAGCGCAGTTCAAGCAGAAAAAGAAGATAA
- the trmB gene encoding tRNA (guanosine(46)-N7)-methyltransferase TrmB, giving the protein MNLTNSAVDISLFSFPITREDIFGNRNPLVLEIGFGEGEFLIDAAQCDRSRNYLGLEIKGGRFRKAVRAAEKLSLENLRFVHVEAEIALRQVFREKMFDLVLVNFPDPWPKKKHSKHRMFNREFIGCLAKVLMGSGRAVIKTDQLSYIKQIVSEFERSGLFRPAYPSPGFIEARTGETETKFEKHFREASQKIFSAIFLNLP; this is encoded by the coding sequence ATGAACTTAACCAACTCCGCCGTGGATATCTCCTTATTTTCGTTTCCGATCACAAGAGAAGACATCTTCGGCAACCGAAACCCCCTAGTGCTTGAAATCGGCTTTGGAGAAGGGGAATTTCTCATAGACGCGGCGCAGTGCGACAGAAGCAGAAACTACCTAGGTCTTGAAATCAAGGGGGGAAGGTTCCGCAAAGCGGTGCGGGCGGCGGAAAAACTCTCTCTCGAAAACTTAAGATTCGTCCATGTCGAAGCTGAAATCGCACTCAGACAGGTTTTCAGAGAAAAAATGTTCGATCTTGTCTTGGTAAACTTCCCCGACCCCTGGCCGAAGAAAAAACACTCAAAACACAGAATGTTTAACCGGGAATTCATAGGCTGCCTAGCAAAAGTACTTATGGGAAGCGGAAGAGCGGTAATAAAGACCGATCAGCTCAGTTACATCAAGCAGATAGTATCTGAGTTCGAAAGAAGCGGCCTATTTCGTCCGGCTTACCCTTCACCCGGCTTTATCGAGGCTAGAACAGGAGAAACCGAAACGAAGTTTGAAAAGCATTTCAGGGAAGCCTCGCAAAAGATATTCAGTGCCATTTTTCTAAACCTTCCCTAG
- the uppS gene encoding di-trans,poly-cis-decaprenylcistransferase produces the protein MQKNHDTPIPGPIPRHVVIIMDGNGRWARRKNLDRLIGHREGIKSARSVVRAAREIGIEYVTLYAFSAQNWKRPGKEVLALMDLLRNYLSSEGEKLLAQNTRLNAIGNLSNLPPDIRKLLGRVMKMTEKCDSLTITLALSYGGREEIINAVNSIIAEGKKKTVTEEDFQEYLYTSRLPEPDLLIRTGGEMRLSNFLLWQLAYAEIYVTKTLWPNFRRRHLLKAIANYRNRERRFGLTGEQIREKGR, from the coding sequence ATGCAGAAAAACCATGATACCCCCATACCGGGTCCTATTCCCCGGCACGTTGTCATAATAATGGACGGCAACGGAAGATGGGCGCGGCGTAAGAATCTTGACAGGCTGATCGGTCACAGGGAAGGAATAAAATCGGCAAGATCCGTGGTCCGGGCCGCGCGTGAAATCGGAATAGAGTACGTAACCCTTTATGCGTTTTCTGCCCAGAACTGGAAAAGACCGGGAAAAGAGGTTCTCGCACTGATGGATCTCTTAAGGAATTACCTCTCAAGCGAAGGCGAAAAGCTGCTTGCGCAGAACACGAGACTGAACGCAATCGGCAACCTCTCGAACCTCCCGCCGGACATACGCAAGCTCCTCGGGCGCGTGATGAAAATGACGGAGAAATGCGACTCCCTGACCATAACACTGGCGCTCAGCTACGGGGGCAGAGAGGAAATAATTAACGCCGTGAACAGCATAATCGCGGAGGGGAAGAAAAAAACGGTGACCGAGGAGGATTTCCAGGAATATCTCTATACTTCCCGTCTGCCGGAACCGGACCTGCTCATAAGAACCGGGGGAGAGATGAGACTTTCCAACTTTCTTCTCTGGCAGCTTGCCTATGCCGAAATATACGTCACTAAGACGCTCTGGCCGAATTTCAGAAGAAGGCACCTGCTAAAGGCCATCGCCAATTACCGTAACAGGGAAAGAAGATTCGGCCTGACGGGAGAGCAGATACGGGAGAAAGGGCGCTAG
- a CDS encoding DNA primase — MKSSSSTSAIADIKARLSIVDIIQGFVSLKKSGKNYIGLCPFHDDNNPSMHVNDEKGFFHCFSCGAGGDVFGFLMRYSNIGFREALKELAAKAGVRLPAPRPRTKSARKKEAAAGRFFEINSLVSSFYSQNLLASRKNSAQAREYLESRGVTSKVIKEFKLGFVPDSWDALMKFASRNSIGIGELEELGLVVARESGSGHYDRFRNRIIFPINEITGRICGFGGRILGEDGPGQPKYMNSPESPVFDKKNVLYGLYHSKNEIGRKRKAVLVEGYMDFIKLYANGIRNVVATLGTAFTNEHARLLRRFCQEVVIVYDGDAAGIRSAVRAGEILLEQGISSSICRIPDGLDPDDYLGLHGPESLGELIEDAVDVSDFIIDDTFTRYREKKISSGESIRFLADMVSKIKDPVRRAEAVSRATGVFGIRESEFLSLVKSPDPGKNRGSLAPVALVPEKSIHEREIVRILLKFPGLLSAEKIENIEKHFENGDLKVILKRVGEGEFTEISSLMSSFEEIEMQQLLSELIFSSDDLIDETTSEKILNDCVRELELRDIAFKRNEVIDRIRKQRDSSDKSLERELVEKYRDLVSMEKAIRGTVS; from the coding sequence ATGAAGAGTTCTTCTTCCACATCAGCGATAGCGGACATAAAGGCAAGGCTCAGTATAGTGGACATTATACAGGGCTTTGTTTCCCTTAAAAAATCTGGGAAAAATTATATCGGGCTTTGCCCGTTCCACGACGACAATAATCCTTCCATGCACGTAAATGATGAGAAGGGCTTTTTCCACTGCTTCAGCTGCGGAGCCGGAGGGGATGTGTTCGGCTTCCTGATGAGGTACAGCAATATAGGCTTCCGCGAAGCCTTGAAGGAACTTGCGGCAAAAGCCGGAGTCAGGCTTCCGGCCCCGCGCCCGCGCACTAAAAGCGCGAGAAAAAAAGAGGCTGCCGCGGGGAGATTCTTTGAGATAAATTCCCTTGTCTCTTCGTTTTACAGCCAAAATCTTCTGGCCTCAAGGAAAAACTCCGCTCAAGCCAGAGAGTACCTTGAATCAAGGGGAGTCACTTCGAAAGTAATAAAGGAATTCAAACTTGGCTTCGTCCCCGACAGCTGGGATGCCCTAATGAAATTTGCTTCCAGAAACAGTATTGGTATCGGGGAGCTTGAGGAACTTGGTCTTGTTGTTGCGAGGGAGAGCGGAAGCGGGCACTACGACCGGTTTAGAAACAGGATTATTTTTCCAATAAACGAGATAACGGGACGAATTTGCGGTTTTGGCGGCAGAATTCTGGGCGAAGACGGGCCGGGACAGCCGAAATACATGAATTCTCCCGAATCCCCGGTTTTTGATAAAAAGAATGTCCTGTACGGACTTTACCACTCGAAAAATGAGATCGGAAGAAAGCGGAAAGCCGTTTTGGTTGAGGGCTACATGGATTTCATTAAGCTCTACGCAAACGGAATACGCAACGTAGTTGCCACCTTGGGAACGGCCTTTACGAATGAACACGCCAGACTTCTGCGGCGTTTCTGCCAAGAGGTAGTGATTGTTTACGACGGTGATGCTGCGGGGATACGTTCTGCTGTCCGGGCCGGCGAAATTCTTCTGGAACAGGGAATTTCTTCGAGCATCTGCAGGATTCCCGACGGCCTTGATCCAGATGATTACCTGGGACTGCACGGTCCGGAAAGTCTCGGTGAACTGATTGAGGACGCCGTCGATGTCTCTGATTTCATTATTGACGATACTTTCACAAGATACAGGGAAAAGAAAATTTCTTCCGGAGAGTCGATCAGGTTTCTCGCGGATATGGTCTCAAAAATAAAAGACCCGGTCCGAAGGGCCGAGGCAGTCTCCAGGGCGACCGGTGTTTTCGGGATAAGGGAGTCTGAGTTCCTTTCTCTGGTAAAAAGCCCGGACCCAGGGAAAAACCGTGGGTCGCTTGCGCCTGTAGCTCTGGTTCCGGAGAAGAGCATTCACGAGAGAGAAATTGTGAGAATACTGCTTAAATTTCCTGGACTGCTCAGCGCCGAAAAAATAGAAAATATCGAAAAGCATTTTGAAAATGGTGATTTAAAGGTTATTCTCAAACGTGTGGGTGAAGGGGAGTTTACCGAAATCTCCTCCCTGATGAGTTCTTTTGAAGAAATCGAAATGCAGCAGTTGCTGAGTGAGTTGATTTTTTCTTCGGATGATTTGATAGACGAGACGACTTCGGAGAAAATATTAAACGACTGTGTGAGGGAGCTTGAACTGAGAGATATAGCTTTTAAGCGCAACGAAGTAATAGATAGAATCCGCAAGCAGCGCGACTCCTCGGACAAAAGTCTCGAAAGAGAACTTGTTGAGAAATACAGGGATCTGGTGAGCATGGAAAAAGCCATAAGAGGAACTGTCAGTTGA
- a CDS encoding divergent polysaccharide deacetylase family protein, producing MSQKRRTKKKPSAGRSGAKKNTARLSHAVLVLLFFFAFSIFGLRYVGKFIDEWSPREVAPTVSDKTAEKEPRRPGVILIIDDLGGDKEAIDRLLRIKQPLNLAVLPHLSHSRYAARAAYRGGKDVILHLPMEPKYSSGYTADDAGEGVLLLGFSIDQIREELRRNIMAVPNVAGVNNHMGSKFMENEEPVRTVMKELKARDLYFVDSLTTSNSRGYSVAKQLGVKTLKRDVFIDQSGRGREYTIEQLDRLVRIAEKNGMAVGIGHPYPETIDVLAEYMPKVEGKVEFMKISTTALN from the coding sequence TTGAGTCAGAAGAGACGAACGAAGAAAAAACCGTCTGCCGGAAGAAGCGGCGCTAAAAAGAACACTGCAAGGCTTTCCCACGCAGTTTTGGTTCTGCTTTTCTTCTTCGCTTTTTCGATTTTCGGCCTCCGGTATGTCGGGAAGTTTATTGACGAATGGTCCCCCCGTGAAGTTGCGCCAACGGTGTCGGATAAGACCGCGGAGAAAGAGCCCAGGCGTCCCGGAGTCATTCTCATAATAGATGACTTAGGAGGTGACAAAGAAGCGATTGACAGGCTCCTCAGGATCAAGCAGCCGCTTAACTTGGCTGTGCTTCCCCATCTTTCCCATTCCCGCTACGCTGCGCGTGCCGCTTATCGCGGAGGAAAGGACGTGATTCTCCACCTTCCCATGGAACCCAAGTATTCTTCAGGCTACACGGCCGATGACGCGGGAGAGGGAGTTTTGCTTCTCGGCTTCTCCATAGACCAGATAAGGGAGGAGCTTAGAAGAAACATCATGGCCGTCCCCAATGTTGCCGGGGTCAACAACCATATGGGTTCCAAATTCATGGAAAATGAAGAGCCTGTGAGAACAGTTATGAAGGAGTTAAAAGCCAGGGATCTTTATTTCGTTGACAGCCTTACGACCTCGAACTCCCGTGGATACAGCGTAGCGAAGCAGCTTGGAGTAAAGACTCTTAAAAGGGATGTATTTATTGACCAAAGTGGGAGGGGCAGGGAATACACCATAGAGCAGCTTGACCGGCTGGTAAGGATAGCCGAGAAAAACGGTATGGCCGTGGGCATAGGCCATCCTTATCCGGAGACGATAGACGTCCTTGCTGAGTACATGCCCAAAGTTGAGGGAAAAGTGGAATTCATGAAGATATCGACAACCGCTTTGAACTGA
- a CDS encoding S41 family peptidase, producing the protein MRKFRFFFIVCALVPAFLLSTPLLAKEDTYRGLSDFAKALNLIEKNYVEEVSSEQLARSAIKGMFDSLDPYSVYLSSEGLRNLEIGTMGEFEGIGVEITVRDGFLTVISPIEGGPAQEAGVKSGDVIVSIDGESTEKTNIVDALERIRGREGTKVNIVVRREGTKEEDHEFTITRRMVKLRSVESRLVEKDIGYIKLSQFHRDSADEFLSSYRGLEEENGAKLGGLVLDLRNNPGGLLEQALALCDMFIDKGLILNVKGRSERTSKEYFAREGMEIPTDHVAVIVNQGSASASEVLAGALKDSGRAKIVGTRTFGKGSVQSVIELSGETGVKITTARLLTPSGILIDDKGIEPDIFVEGGEKDPSSDPQLARALETIKRM; encoded by the coding sequence ATGAGAAAATTCCGCTTTTTTTTCATAGTATGCGCATTAGTTCCGGCTTTTCTTCTTTCAACTCCACTTCTCGCAAAAGAAGACACGTACAGGGGTCTCTCGGACTTTGCAAAAGCACTTAATCTCATAGAAAAAAACTATGTGGAAGAGGTCTCCTCTGAGCAGCTGGCCCGAAGCGCTATAAAGGGCATGTTTGATTCTCTTGATCCCTATTCGGTTTATCTCTCATCTGAGGGGCTGAGGAATCTTGAGATAGGCACGATGGGGGAATTTGAAGGTATAGGAGTTGAGATTACCGTGCGCGACGGGTTTCTGACTGTTATATCTCCGATTGAGGGGGGTCCGGCGCAGGAAGCCGGCGTGAAATCGGGAGACGTAATCGTCTCGATAGACGGAGAGAGCACCGAGAAAACCAACATAGTTGACGCCTTGGAGCGCATAAGGGGTAGAGAGGGAACTAAAGTTAACATCGTCGTGAGAAGGGAAGGAACCAAGGAGGAAGACCATGAATTCACCATTACAAGACGCATGGTGAAGCTCAGAAGCGTTGAATCCAGGCTGGTTGAAAAAGACATAGGATATATAAAGCTCTCGCAGTTCCACAGGGACTCCGCAGATGAGTTCCTCAGCTCCTACAGGGGGCTTGAAGAGGAAAACGGCGCGAAGCTCGGAGGACTTGTCCTTGACCTGAGAAACAACCCTGGAGGGCTGCTTGAGCAGGCGCTCGCGCTTTGTGACATGTTCATCGACAAAGGACTTATCCTCAACGTGAAGGGAAGGTCTGAGCGGACTTCAAAGGAATATTTTGCCAGAGAGGGGATGGAGATACCGACCGATCACGTTGCCGTGATCGTGAACCAGGGAAGTGCTAGCGCTTCTGAGGTTCTGGCCGGAGCTCTTAAAGACAGCGGCAGGGCAAAGATAGTCGGTACAAGAACATTCGGAAAGGGATCGGTCCAGTCCGTAATAGAACTCTCCGGGGAAACGGGAGTGAAGATAACCACGGCGAGACTTCTCACTCCGAGTGGGATTCTGATAGATGACAAGGGAATAGAACCTGATATCTTTGTTGAAGGTGGCGAGAAGGATCCTTCCTCCGACCCGCAACTTGCAAGAGCGCTCGAAACCATAAAACGCATGTGA
- a CDS encoding phosphoribosylglycinamide formyltransferase: MSKINVAVFVSGSGTNLQAVIDSGIESANIAVVVCDTPGVMAIERARKHGIPLELVNSRDFESREEFERQIVTRIDRYDIGLVVLAGFMRIFTPYFIDRFKDRIINIHPSLLPSFPGTNSVKQALDYGVKQTGCTVHFVGEEVDAGPIILQAAVPITEEDTEETLLEKVHAQEYRILPEAIRLFCEGKLTLSGRRVLISS; this comes from the coding sequence ATGTCAAAGATAAATGTTGCCGTGTTTGTTTCCGGAAGCGGAACAAATCTTCAGGCGGTAATAGATTCCGGTATTGAATCCGCAAACATAGCCGTGGTTGTCTGCGATACTCCGGGAGTCATGGCAATTGAGAGGGCCAGGAAACACGGTATTCCCTTAGAACTGGTAAACAGCAGAGATTTTGAGTCAAGGGAAGAGTTTGAAAGACAGATAGTTACGAGAATCGACAGGTACGACATAGGACTTGTCGTGCTTGCCGGATTCATGAGGATATTCACACCTTATTTCATAGACCGCTTCAAAGACCGTATCATCAATATTCATCCTTCCTTACTCCCTTCTTTTCCAGGAACAAACTCGGTAAAACAGGCGCTCGACTACGGCGTGAAGCAGACCGGCTGCACAGTCCATTTCGTGGGAGAAGAGGTTGACGCGGGTCCGATTATTCTTCAGGCGGCTGTCCCGATTACGGAGGAAGATACGGAGGAGACTCTGCTTGAGAAAGTCCACGCCCAAGAATACAGGATATTACCCGAAGCCATAAGGCTTTTCTGCGAGGGGAAACTGACTCTCAGCGGAAGAAGAGTGCTGATTTCATCCTGA
- a CDS encoding 1-deoxy-D-xylulose-5-phosphate reductoisomerase, with translation MKKISILGSTGSIGSQTLEIVRRFPERFEVTGICAGKNIDLLAEQVAEFAPKIVSVARKEDSERLREIASPKTQIHYGNEGNIAVATEGDCDLVISSMVGFPGLLPTLSAIRAGRDVAIANKESLVVAGGLLISEARNQDVTLLPVDSEHSAIFQTLLERDREFLKRIIITASGGPFRKTPREDLEKVTVADALCHPTWKMGDKITIDSATLMNKGFEIIEARWFFDMPPEKISIWVHPQSIVHSILEYVDGSFITHLSASDMKIPIACALSYPQRLDLGHSAVSPDDLSDITFERLDTDKFEAPAIAVECLRMGGTYPTVLNAANEVAVNAFLGERIKFTDIIPIVRETLERHDKLDSGCLDNILEADRWSRSAAGSVMESLLS, from the coding sequence TTGAAGAAAATCTCCATACTCGGATCAACCGGTTCGATCGGATCTCAGACACTCGAGATAGTACGAAGATTCCCGGAGAGGTTCGAGGTCACGGGCATTTGCGCGGGAAAAAACATTGATCTTCTGGCGGAACAAGTAGCGGAGTTTGCTCCTAAGATAGTATCTGTCGCACGAAAGGAAGACTCGGAGCGACTCAGGGAAATCGCCAGTCCGAAAACACAGATACATTACGGAAACGAAGGAAACATAGCGGTTGCGACGGAAGGGGATTGCGATCTGGTAATATCCTCCATGGTCGGTTTCCCAGGTCTTCTGCCTACCCTCTCCGCAATACGGGCCGGAAGAGATGTGGCAATAGCGAACAAGGAATCCCTAGTGGTCGCCGGAGGTCTTCTCATTTCCGAGGCAAGAAACCAAGACGTCACCCTACTTCCCGTGGACAGCGAACACAGCGCCATTTTCCAGACTCTTCTGGAGAGAGACCGCGAATTTCTCAAGCGGATCATTATAACAGCATCGGGCGGACCATTTCGCAAAACTCCGAGGGAAGATCTGGAAAAAGTCACGGTTGCCGACGCGCTTTGCCATCCCACGTGGAAAATGGGAGATAAAATAACCATAGATTCGGCAACGCTGATGAATAAAGGATTTGAGATTATAGAGGCTAGGTGGTTTTTTGACATGCCCCCCGAGAAAATATCGATCTGGGTACATCCCCAGAGTATAGTGCATTCAATCCTTGAGTATGTTGACGGCTCGTTTATAACCCATCTTTCCGCTTCGGACATGAAAATACCGATAGCCTGCGCGCTTTCCTACCCCCAGAGGCTTGATCTTGGCCACTCCGCTGTCTCGCCGGACGACCTCTCGGACATTACGTTTGAGAGACTTGATACCGATAAATTCGAGGCTCCTGCGATAGCGGTTGAATGTCTCAGGATGGGAGGCACCTACCCCACCGTGCTAAACGCGGCAAACGAAGTTGCCGTAAACGCGTTTCTTGGCGAAAGAATAAAATTCACCGACATAATCCCGATCGTAAGGGAAACTCTTGAGCGTCACGACAAACTTGACTCGGGGTGTCTTGACAATATATTAGAGGCGGACAGGTGGTCTAGAAGTGCTGCCGGTTCGGTAATGGAGAGCCTTCTTTCTTAG